From Medicago truncatula cultivar Jemalong A17 chromosome 7, MtrunA17r5.0-ANR, whole genome shotgun sequence, a single genomic window includes:
- the LOC25499605 gene encoding RING-H2 finger protein ATL64, which yields MSTSTDPNLEAKYALNSKVMIGSSILLFILILIILLFRTYVYICHLRSRRLFSQDSVTTTTFKEERLDPSVLKSLPTFTYSSSSSATGRTLHDCAVCLSEFTDGDECLTLPNCNHDFHSLCVEPWFASHSNCPLCRAPVQPAKVQSYTETCTVLGSGEPGEGCSNFPEPVWCPRKPFSVIVELPPEVVRVGSCTRR from the coding sequence ATGTCTACTAGTACTGATCCAAACCTAGAAGCAAAGTATGCCCTTAACAGCAAGGTCATGATAGGATCTTCCATCCTTCTCTTCATACTCATACTCATCATCCTTCTCTTTCGCACTTACGTTTACATCTGCCACCTTCGCAGCCGTCGTCTATTCTCTCAAGATTCTGTTACAACCACCACTTTCAAAGAAGAACGCCTTGACCCTTCCGTTCTAAAGTCGCTTCCAACATTTActtactcctcctcctcctccgcAACCGGTCGTACTCTCCATGACTGCGCTGTCTGCTTGTCGGAGTTCACCGACGGTGATGAATGCCTTACGCTTCCAAACTGTAACCATGATTTTCATTCCCTGTGTGTTGAACCGTGGTTTGCTTCTCATTCTAATTGCCCTCTTTGTCGAGCTCCGGTCCAACCGGCGAAGGTTCAGTCTTACACTGAAACGTGTACTGTTTTAGGTTCAGGAGAACCGGGCGAGGGTTGTTCTAATTTTCCTGAACCGGTTTGGTGTCCAAGAAAGCCGTTTAGTGTAATTGTAGAGTTACCACCAGAGGTGGTGCGGGTCGGATCTTGTACCCGAAGATAA
- the LOC25499606 gene encoding putative invertase inhibitor encodes MTKLFSVLVICVIVLAHQTVAQETKGKDLITRVCQLAQKNSDLCVEVLSSDPKSANADDINDLAIIALRVAARNASAMLNDVKSMIDDANLDPEVQQGLADCKENILDAESQLEDTIAALLVESDVDSQKWLKAALAAITTCDNSIPGNDDVLSVKSRIFRRLTNIVVLITRALPKRTPSAQPVKV; translated from the coding sequence atgACAAAACTCTTCTCGGTTTTGGTTATCTGTGTGATTGTATTGGCACACCAAACAGTCGCACAAGAAACCAAAGGTAAAGATTTAATCACAAGGGTATGCCAGCTAGCACAGAAAAACAGTGACCTCTGTGTTGAAGTTCTGTCATCCGACCCAAAATCCGCAAACGCAGACGACATTAATGATTTGGCAATTATAGCACTAAGAGTTGCTGCTAGAAATGCTTCTGCAATGTTAAACGACGTGAAAtcaatgattgatgatgctAATTTAGACCCTGAAGTTCAACAAGGTTTGGCTGATtgcaaagaaaatatattgGATGCTGAGTCTCAACTTGAAGACACTATTGCTGCTTTGTTGGTTGAATCTGATGTTGATAGTCAGAAATGGTTGAAGGCTGCTTTGGCTGCTATTACTACCTGCGATAATTCTATTCCTGgaaatgatgatgttttgtCTGTCAAGAGTAGAATCTTCCGCAGACTCACCAACATTGTTGTTCTTATTACCAGGGCCTTGCCTAAACGTACTCCTTCTGCCCAACCAGTCAAAGTGTAA